From Desulfosoma caldarium, the proteins below share one genomic window:
- the gpmI gene encoding 2,3-bisphosphoglycerate-independent phosphoglycerate mutase yields the protein MKVKRLLPRNGPRPLVLVIMDGIGCASNTEGNAVSHAYTPHLDWLLAHCPFTLLKAHGTAVGLPSDGDMGNSEVGHNAIGAGRVYAQGARLVNEALATGRLFEGKTWQRLMNYCRQNQGTLHFIGLFSDGNVHSHLDHVKKMLEQAAFVEKIERCRVHILLDGRDVGETSALEYVVPFEAFLASLNQQAGVDYRIASGGGRMVITMDRYEANWDMVARGWKTHVAGEGRFFASAVEAIETYRKEIPGVIDQDIPPFVIADAHGPVGPIRDGDAVIFFNFRGDRAIEISRAFEEEDFDKFPREPYPKVAYAGMMEYDGDLHIPKSYLVEPPHIENTVSAFLCAEEYKQLAISETQKFGHVTYFWNGNRSGKFDESLETYVEIPSDRVPFEQRPWMKAAEITDRVVNEIASRNYDFIRLNFANGDMVGHSGVYQAAIVAVEAVDLCLGRIIKAVQDTQGVLLVTADHGNAEEMYEVDKKTGRVKRHPNGEPKAKTAHTLNPVWFIAYSASQVVKMRIDPSVKDPGLTNIAATLMQLLGVEPPTFYDPPLLLFEF from the coding sequence ATGAAAGTGAAGCGTCTTTTGCCCAGAAACGGCCCTCGCCCGCTGGTGTTGGTTATCATGGACGGCATTGGCTGCGCGTCCAACACGGAAGGAAACGCGGTGTCCCATGCCTACACTCCTCACTTGGACTGGCTCCTGGCCCATTGCCCCTTTACATTGCTCAAGGCCCACGGAACCGCCGTGGGACTACCCAGTGATGGGGACATGGGCAATTCGGAAGTGGGCCACAATGCCATAGGGGCCGGCAGAGTCTATGCACAAGGGGCTCGGCTGGTGAACGAAGCCCTGGCCACAGGGCGGCTGTTTGAGGGTAAGACCTGGCAACGGCTCATGAACTACTGTCGACAAAACCAGGGGACCCTTCACTTTATTGGACTCTTTTCGGACGGCAACGTGCACAGTCATCTAGATCATGTGAAAAAAATGTTGGAGCAGGCCGCCTTTGTGGAAAAGATCGAACGCTGCCGTGTGCACATTCTCTTAGACGGACGTGATGTGGGAGAAACCTCGGCCCTGGAGTACGTGGTGCCTTTTGAGGCCTTTCTTGCCTCACTGAATCAGCAGGCCGGTGTGGATTATCGCATCGCCAGCGGCGGCGGCCGCATGGTCATCACCATGGACCGATACGAGGCCAATTGGGACATGGTGGCACGAGGCTGGAAGACCCATGTGGCCGGGGAAGGCCGTTTTTTTGCCTCGGCCGTGGAAGCCATCGAGACGTACCGCAAGGAAATTCCCGGTGTCATCGACCAGGACATCCCGCCGTTCGTCATTGCGGATGCCCATGGTCCGGTGGGACCCATACGGGATGGCGATGCTGTGATTTTCTTCAATTTTCGAGGGGACCGGGCCATTGAAATCAGCCGGGCCTTTGAAGAGGAGGATTTTGACAAGTTTCCTCGAGAGCCCTACCCTAAAGTGGCGTACGCGGGAATGATGGAATACGATGGGGACCTGCACATTCCCAAGAGCTATCTGGTGGAACCGCCGCATATCGAGAACACGGTGAGCGCATTTCTCTGCGCCGAGGAATACAAACAGCTCGCCATCAGTGAAACGCAAAAATTCGGGCATGTCACCTATTTCTGGAATGGAAATCGGTCGGGAAAATTCGACGAAAGCTTAGAAACCTACGTGGAAATTCCTTCGGATCGCGTGCCTTTTGAACAAAGACCCTGGATGAAGGCGGCGGAAATCACCGACCGCGTGGTCAATGAGATCGCATCCAGGAACTATGATTTCATACGCCTGAACTTTGCCAACGGCGATATGGTGGGGCACTCGGGCGTCTATCAGGCGGCGATCGTGGCCGTGGAAGCGGTGGACCTTTGCCTCGGAAGGATTATCAAAGCAGTGCAGGACACCCAGGGCGTTCTACTGGTCACGGCCGATCACGGCAATGCCGAGGAAATGTATGAAGTGGACAAAAAGACGGGTCGAGTCAAGCGCCATCCCAACGGGGAACCCAAAGCCAAGACGGCCCATACCCTGAACCCCGTATGGTTCATCGCTTACAGTGCGTCGCAAGTGGTGAAGATGCGCATCGACCCTTCGGTGAAAGATCCGGGGCTTACCAACATTGCGGCCACACTGATGCAGCTTCTGGGAGTGGAGCCTCCGACATTTTACGACCCACCACTGCTGCTCTTTGAATTCTGA